The genomic DNA TTGAGCACGAACGAAATCGGGTACGTATAAATGGCGCCAAAGTTCCCTAACGCATAGTCGACAAACCCGGCAATCACAATGTTAATGAACCCAATCAAATTCCCAAGGTTGTTAAGCTTTCCGACGTACCGAGTCGATAATACCGACAAAACGGCGGAAATGGTCGATACAATCCCCAACGGGAACCACTTCCAACTACTGGTCCGTAACCAAGGAATTGGCGATTGCGCCATTGTCGTGGCGTAGTATCCCGCTGAAAGCGTAGCTACTAAAACCAGCGCAACCCCTAGATAGTCAAACCAGTTGGACCCAGCTGTCTGATACGCCCATCTAATAATTTGGTTTTTCCGCTTTGAAGTCATTTGCATAAGTAAAATCTCCTTTTGTTTTTTAAGTGGCGTGTCGACAAAATAATCGACTTACGGATAGCAACCCACTAAGTAATTAGATTCGGCCTTAGTTTATCATGATTATGTTGTTTTGCTTCATTGACTTTGTTAATTTAATAACAAAATTAAAATTTGGCGGGCTTTTTCATAAAAAAGGCTACTTTTACCTACTCTTAGTAATCACGTTGGTTAGTTGGGTGCCCATTTACATTCTGGTCAACGCTATTAAAACCAATGCCGTGCTCAACCTCCTACCAGTAATTGCCTATAATTCTCCGCAGGGGACCCTTGGTTGGTCCTGTTGCATCGCCTTGTTATTGACCATTATCACAATTGTGGCACGCGTATTTAGCAAAAAATAAACACAAAAAGACCGAATCTGCAAATTGCAGATTCGGTCTTCCATTTGAACCAAAGGATAAAAATTAACCTTGGTCGTTGTGAAGTCGCTTGTCAGCTGGCTTTGTTTCAGGAATTCCACCCATTGCTTCTGGGTTTTCTTGGTAAGTGAATTTCTCACCATCTTTAGCAACTTGTCCTTCAAAGGCACGTGATCCTTCACCATCAGAGAAGTTCATCAATACGTGAGCAAATTCTTTGTGTTCGATTTCTTTCATATCACCAGGTACGATTACGCCGTACTTATCTTCTAATTCTTCTTGGGCCTTCATGAATTGTAATTGGTGTTGAGTCTCACGAGCCAACAAGAATTTAAGCATATCACGAATACCTTCGTCTTCAGTCATGTAGTAAAGACGACTAACTTGTAAACGAGCTTCTGATTCACGCGTAACGTTGAAACGCATGTCAGCAACAAGGTTACCACTTGAAGTAGCGTAGCCAGCGTTCCAACCAAAACCGTTCGGGTTGTTCAAGCTAGCAGTCATCCCGTGAACAAGGGCGTGTTCTGGATCCATCCCAGCCATTACAGAAGCCAAGGCAGGATCTTTTTCGTAAGCAGCATCTTGTTCGCTAAATGGAGCGCCTTCTAATAAGTAGGCGATCATCGTTGAAATCATTTCAACGTGGGCGATTTCTTCAGTACCAGTATCTAATAAAAGATCCTTGTACTTTTCGTCGCCAGTTGAAGACCAACCTTGGGAAAGGTATGACATCATACCCGTAACTTCACCCCATTGGCCACCCAATGATTCTTGAAGCCGACGAGCCATTAATGGATCTGGACGATCAGGTTTGGCGTTGTACTGTAGTTTGCGTGTGTGTTTAAACATAAAATAAACATCCTTTCTGTTCTTTGAGTAACCGACTCTCATCGTTTTACTCACCAATAGTTTCCATGCCGCACGTTAAGCAGTTGCCTACTTATCTATCGCGCACAATTAAATATATCACTACGCATTTTTCTTGTCTAGCAAAAAAACTCATTTTTGCTCAAAAAAATTCAAATCACGAGCTCAAAAACACCCGAATCCCTTGCTGGACAAGGCTTCCAGCTCGGATAATTTTTCCAAAAATTTATAAAAATTAAAAGCTAATTATCAATCAGATAATTATATTTTCATAATTTAACTTCACTTATAAAATCACTTTATCAATCAAAAAAGGATCTATTTCAATCGTTAAATCGAAATAGATCCCAAAAACTAAATTGGTAAATAAGCAACCACACCATTACTAATCATTACCAGTTTTTATTTAATTGTTGCACTACTTTTCGTCGCGTTTCCGCCGTTTAATTCCCAATCCGGCTAGGAACATCGTCAACAAGCCTAGCAACGTCAGATTTTGCTGATCACTACCAGTTTGCGGTAATTTTTGCTGCTTGGAACTAGGCTGTTTCTGCTTTTCTTCAGTAGCATTTTGATTCAGCACAGTCCCGTTTCCATTTGAAACCCTGGCTGCCTCACTCATGCTATTGACTGTCATCGATCCATGATTACCTAATGAAGCACTGATAAAATCAGAAGCACTTGTGCTTAGTGAAGAACTTGCACTCATAGATTCGCTAACAAATTTCGACGCACTTGTACTTAGTGAAGTGCTAGTACTCATCGATAAACTGTTAGCGTCTGAAGCAGCAACACTAGCAGATGTACTTGCACTCATCGAAGCGCTGTTTAAGTCAGAGGCACTCAAGCTGGCCGAGTCACTTGTACTCATTGACAGGCTTGCACTATTTGAAGTGCTCAAGCTTGCTGAATCACTTGTACTCATTGACAAGCTGGTACTGTTCGAAGTGCTCAAGCTGGCCGAGTCACTTGTACTCATTGACAAGCTGGCACTGTTTGAAGTGCTCAAGCTTGCTGAGTCACTCGTACTCATTGACAAGCTGGCACTGTTTGAAGTGCTCAAGCTGGCCGAGTCACTTGTACTCATTGACAGGCTCGCACTATTTGAAGTGCTCAAGCTTGCTGAGTCACTCGTACTCATTGACAAGCTGGCACTGTTTGAAGTGCTCAAGCTTGCTGAGTCACTCGTACTCATTGACAAGCTGGCACTGTTTGAAGTGCTCAAGCTGGCCGAGTCACTTGTACTCATTGACAGGCTCGCACTATTTGAAGTGCTCAAGCTTGCTGAGTCACTCGTACTCATTGACAAGCTGGCACTGTTTGAAGTGCTCAAGCTGGCCGAGTCACTCGTACTCATTGACAAGCTGGCACTGTTTGAAGTGCTCAAGCTTGCTGAATCACTTGTACTCATTGACAAGCTGGTACTGTTCGAAGTGCTCAAGCTGGCTGAATCACTTGTACTCATTGACAAGCTGGCACTATTTGAAGTGCTCAAACTTGCTGAATCATTTGTACTCATTGACAGACTCGCACTGTTCGAACTACTTAAGCTGGCCGAGTCACTTGTACTCATTGACAGGCTCGCACTATTTGAAGTGCTCAAGCTTGCTGAATCACTTGTACTCATTGACAAGCTGGCACTATTTGAAGTGCTCAAGCTTGCTGAGTCACTCGTACTCATTGACAAGCTGGCACTGTTTGAAGTGCTCAAGCTTGCTGAGTCACTCGTACTCATTGACAAGCTGGCACTGTTTGAAGTACTCAAGCTGGCCGAGTCACTCGTACTGTTTGAAGTACTGATACTTGCACTATCTGATGTGCTCAAACTATCAGAAGCACTAACACTCGCACTATCCGACACGCTTAGGCTGTCAGAGGCACTGACACTCGCACTGTCCGACATGCTTAGGCTGTCTGAGGCACTAACACTGGCGCTGTCCGACATGCTTAAGCTATCGGAGGCACTGACACTCGCACTATCGGACACGCTCAGACTGTCTGAGGCACTAACACTTGCACTATCCGAAGCACTCAAACTATCGGAGGCACTAACACTCGCACTATCTGAAACACTCAAACTATTAGAGGCACTAACACTCGCACTATCTGAAACACTCAAACTATCAGATTCACTGACACTCGCACTATCCGAAGCACTCAAACTATTAGAGGCACTAACACTCGCACTATCCGAAGCACTCAAACTATCAGATTCACTGACACTCGCACTATCCGAAGCACTCAAACTATCGGAGGCACTAACACTCGCACTATCTGAAACACTCAAACTATCAGATTCACTGACACTCGCACTATCCGAAGTACTCAAACTATTAGATTCACTAATTGAATAACTATTACTCGTACTTACAGAATTACTATTACTTGTTGAAGTTGATTCAGATGGATAGGTATCAGCAATTACATAAATTTTAGTATTTTGTGGTTGATCAGTAACTACCATCTCACTAGGTTGTTGGTTACCTTTTAGATACTGACCAGTTGCATAATGATATCCAGCCGGAGCATTTTCTTGGGTATAGTAAGGATCATTCCAATTAATTTTATTTCCATAATTTGCGGGAACATTCTTAGTCCCAGCTGCTTCTTGCCCAGCAACTTTGCCATTTACTTCAATTACCTTCCCAGTATTTACATCAACATACCGATAAGTAACATTCTTATTAGGTTGACCATATACATAAATTTTATATGTGTACGTCTGCCCATCCATTGGCACAATTGCTAAATTTGCTTGTCCGGTTTCATCACCATTATCAGCGGTACTAGTTGGATCACCGCCAGATTGTGCATCATTTTGCGCAGCCTCAGGAACTTGTTTTCCTAAGCCCCACATGTAATGTTCTGGCATTTCTTTGTTCGCAAACTGATCAGTGTTCAATGGAATATAAGAATCAACCGAACCGCGATCTTGTTGTGGAATTTCAGTCGTTTTAATGACTTTACCGTACTGATCAACTTACTCAATTTTGATCTTACCGGCTGATAAAGCCTCTGTTTGTAATTCTCGAGTATTATTAGTCAGAATTGTTGAATCAGCAACTTGACCATCTAAATCAGTAACAGTTGCCTCTCCATTTTTCACCACAAGTTTTACAAACTTTGTACTATCATTACCATCGGGAACGTTCTCTGGTGAATCTCTGTTAATCCAAGTTTTGATTCCAGAATTGTCCATCGTAAAGGTTCCAGTACCAGAAATTATTCCTTTACGAGCTGCATTAGGTCGTCCATCATCATCTTGAATTGCTAGGTGTAAAGATTTCGGTGAAATAAATTCCACGCTAGAATTATTTCGTAAATCAACAACTGGACGTTTATCTTGTTGTTGAATATCCATCACCGTTCCTGCATTAAAAATCGCTTTCTGGTTACCAATTAACTTAATTGCACCACGGCGATTAGCA from Fructilactobacillus ixorae includes the following:
- a CDS encoding manganese catalase family protein, which produces MFKHTRKLQYNAKPDRPDPLMARRLQESLGGQWGEVTGMMSYLSQGWSSTGDEKYKDLLLDTGTEEIAHVEMISTMIAYLLEGAPFSEQDAAYEKDPALASVMAGMDPEHALVHGMTASLNNPNGFGWNAGYATSSGNLVADMRFNVTRESEARLQVSRLYYMTEDEGIRDMLKFLLARETQHQLQFMKAQEELEDKYGVIVPGDMKEIEHKEFAHVLMNFSDGEGSRAFEGQVAKDGEKFTYQENPEAMGGIPETKPADKRLHNDQG
- a CDS encoding LPXTG cell wall anchor domain-containing protein; translation: MSASSSLSTSASDFISASLGNHGSMTVNSMSEAARVSNGNGTVLNQNATEEKQKQPSSKQQKLPQTGSDQQNLTLLGLLTMFLAGLGIKRRKRDEK